Proteins co-encoded in one Papaver somniferum cultivar HN1 chromosome 5, ASM357369v1, whole genome shotgun sequence genomic window:
- the LOC113278076 gene encoding uncharacterized protein LOC113278076 — MASSLSRRASTSSGPVLSSYSSTGFASASSRFSSPSTAAATSMTRNSSSCVDHNNHRSASPTRVNLYNFSSGLSSSSTKISNSGKSSRSVAVNSASQHQNRVPSSTNQQKRTCMCSPTNHPGSFRCSLHKNINNNSSANNYQSNNQRLSARRSAMTNSLVRISTVEGDLVKRALASLIRPSSHNQRRRSGFQPRPSRLSVMSR; from the coding sequence ATGGCCTCATCTTTATCAAGAAGGGCTAGCACAAGCAGCGGTCCGGTCTTATCATCATATTCTTCAACAGGTTTTGCATCAGCAAGTTCCAGGTTTTCTTCTCCATCTACAGCAGCAGCTACTAGTATGACTAGAAATAGTTCTTCGTGTGTTGATCATAATAATCATAGATCAGCATCTCCTACACGAGTGAATCTTTATAATTTTAGTAGCGGACTGTCATCTTCATCCACGAAGATATCTAACTCTGGTAAAAGTAGCAGATCAGTGGCAGTAAATTCTGCATCTCAACATCAGAATCGGGTACCGTCATCTACAAATCAGCAGAAGCGGACATGTATGTGTTCACCAACAAACCATCCAGGATCATTCCGTTGCAGCCTTCACAAGAATATTAATAATAACTCATCGGCaaataattatcaatcaaataatCAGCGGTTGAGTGCTCGTAGATCGGCCATGACAAATTCACTAGTGAGAATTAGCACAGTTGAAGGAGATTTGGTTAAAAGAGCTTTAGCGTCTTTGATTCGTCCTTCTTCtcataatcagagaagaagatcAGGTTTTCAACCAAGGCCGAGTAGGCTTTCAGTTATGTCTAGATAA